A single Bufo bufo chromosome 6, aBufBuf1.1, whole genome shotgun sequence DNA region contains:
- the MED19 gene encoding mediator of RNA polymerase II transcription subunit 19 produces MMEGFPGLFVPTDPPPSLPSAPGVPAVVSGGTVGFGAGKPHPVSGAPNSSVPGPPLPPPPSLSTVPAGEDGARRSSGPFYLLREMPGLSDLTGSVNLILHYNLEHSFGKFCGKKVKEKLSNFLPDLPGMIDTPGSQDNSSLRSLIEKPPICGNSFTPLTGALLTGFRLHAGPLPEHCRLMHIQPPKKKNKKHKQSRTQEPAPPETPSDSDHRKKKKKQREDDPERRRKKKDKKKKKNRHSPEHPGAGSSQSGLR; encoded by the exons ATGATGGAGGGCTTCCCCGGTCTGTTCGTTCCTACAGATCCGCCACCATCACTTCCCTCGGCACCGGGGGTTCCGGCGGTTGTCTCTGGGGGTACAGTTGGGTTCGGGGCAGGTAAACCTCATCCAGTGTCTGGAGCGCCCAACTCTTCCGTCCCCGGCCCTCCCCTGCCGCCGCCGCCGTCACTGTCCACAGTTCCTGCTGGGGAAGATGGAGCCCGGCGGTCGTCTGGTCCCTTCTATCTGCTTAGAGAGATGCCAG GGCTCTCCGACCTCACCGGCAGCGTTAATCTTATTCTACATTATAATCTGGAACATTCATTTGGGAAATTCTGTGGCAAGAAAGTCAAAGAGAAACTCAGCAACTTCCTTCCGGACCTCCCAG GTATGATCGATACCCCTGGCTCTCAGGATAATAGCAGTCTACGATCGTTAATTGAAAAGCCACCCATCTGTGGGAATTCTTTCACTCCTCTGACTGGTGCACTACTAACTGGATTCAGACTACACGCAGGCCCG CTTCCAGAACACTGTCGTCTGATGCACATACAGCCTCCAAAGAAAAAGAATAAGAAGCACAAGCAAAGCAGAACACAGGAGCCGGCTCCTCCAG AAACCCCTTCAGACTCCGACCAcaggaaaaagaagaagaaacaaaGAGAAGATGATCcagaaaggaggaggaagaagaaggacaaGAAGAAGAAAAAG AATCGCCACAGCCCGGAGCACCCCGGAGCAGGAAGCTCACAGAGTGGATTACGCTGA